From the genome of Flavobacterium sediminis:
TGAATGTAGAAAATGAAACCGAAAAATCAGCTTTGGTAAAACAAGCATTAGATTTAGCGAAACTATCGCAAGGATTATTAAAAGGTGAAGAATTAACGGCTTTTGTAAAACGTAGTTTTGAAACTTTGAAGTAAAAATATTTTTTTCATAACAAAAATCCCGCTCAATGAAGCGGGATTTTTTATTTAAACAATAGTATATATCATAAAGTAATGCGAAATACTTCCACCTAACACAAACAGGTGCCAGATAAAATGACCGTACGGAATTCGCTTAGAAGCATAGAAAATAGTTCCCAGCGTGTAGAAAGCACCTCCGACAGCCATAAAAACCAAAGCTTCAACAGAAAGCAAATGAATCAGTTCTTTTACTTGAGCCACAACCAGCCACCCCATAACGAGATAAACGATCAGAGATAATTTTTCGACCTTTCCGGTTAAGAACAACTTCATGATCAAACCGGCCGTAGCAATACTCCAGATAATGAAAAACAACGTCCACCCGGAAGTTTGTTCTAAAGTAACTAAACAAATCGGGGTATACGTTCCGGCAATCAGCAAAAAGATACCGATATGGTCAAAGATTCTCGCTTTCCGCTTTTTAACTTCATGTGAAATGGCATGGTAAACCGTTGAAGCGGTATACAATGCAATCACACAAAAACCGTAAATCCAAATACTCAGAGTACTAAAACTGCTTAGCCCTCTGTTTTTGAGCAAT
Proteins encoded in this window:
- the trhA gene encoding PAQR family membrane homeostasis protein TrhA, which encodes MLKIKDKEEFLNTVSHAAGIVLGVVGLVFLLLKNRGLSSFSTLSIWIYGFCVIALYTASTVYHAISHEVKKRKARIFDHIGIFLLIAGTYTPICLVTLEQTSGWTLFFIIWSIATAGLIMKLFLTGKVEKLSLIVYLVMGWLVVAQVKELIHLLSVEALVFMAVGGAFYTLGTIFYASKRIPYGHFIWHLFVLGGSISHYFMIYTIV